DNA from Elaeis guineensis isolate ETL-2024a chromosome 2, EG11, whole genome shotgun sequence:
ACTCCCGGAGATAACGGTATCGGCACCAACAACGTTCATCTGTGGAACTGAAACGTTAGCACTAACTCCACCCGCAAAGCCCGTATCAACCGAAGTATTATAAAACATTGGCAGCGTTAATTTCTGTGCTTCTAACGCTAAAGGCCCGGCTCGATGCTCCAAAGGGCAAAAGTTCGTTCTTTCCGCTGCCGAGCCGATGTCTGAAGGTGGTGAGACTCCATTTGGCATCAGGGAGTGAGGAGAAGATAAAGGAGGAGGTGTAGGGGGTCCGACAAGACGCTGCTTCTTCTCCGATGCCAAGTACTGTTGCTTCCTTGAAAGTATAAGCCGAGGGAGGAAGTCGGGATCTTCGGCTACTTTAACAAGGAAGGACATCATCTTGCGTGGCCGCATTTCGGTGGCTTGAAGTCTCTCGCTCATCCCTTGTAGCTCCTCTTGAAGGGCCCTTTGCTCTTGTCTTAACCTCCCAAGCTCTTTTATCaatctctcctcttcctcctcccctTCTATGCCATCCTTCCTATCGCCACTGCTACTGctgccatcttttcttttctgtcGCCGGACGATGGAAGTCAAGAGGTGGGTCTGCCCTCGGAGAAAAGACTCATGAGCAAACTCCCATCTATCCGGATCCACCTTCTTGAAACCCTAAACCCCAGCCAAAGAAAGAGAAGATAATTAAATATTGGAGTAAGGATTGAGAAATGATATGTATAACCGGATACTGGCTAATAAGGAGAGGAGAGACAGAGGAGTTACGTAGGTGTTAAGCTGGCGGACGAAGCTGGAGAAGTTGCTGTGCTTGAAGTAAAAAGGGAGGAGGAGCTGGGAGAAGTCGGCGGGGTCGAGAACGAGGAAGCTGTTGTTCCCCTTCCCCCACCGGATCAACGCGTCGGTCCTGGGGTCGTTCACCATCTGGTACGCCTTGGCCACGAAGGGCGCCACCTGGATTTGATACTCTATATTACTgctgctcttcccttccatccctACCCCAATGGGAACTTCAACTATAGGATAAGGTCTATGCCCTCTCACCTCTCTCTCTGACTTATATGTAGCCAAACCCACTAAAGGTGTCACATTATTTTggattaaataatggtaagatgactatatatatatatataagtataagaTAAATTTGGATATAATAATGAGGCTAATTAACTAACTTAACAGTAGTCTGGATTCGGTCGGCGGCATACTAGATTCCGTGGGCTTCATATTTTTACGTTACTGTAGGCATGTGAAGTAGAAGATGGTTGACTTACCATTTCTTGGACGGTGCCGATCATGTGATTTTGATCTACGGGTCAAAGATGCGTGCTTTTTCTTGGCGGTTTGAAATAACGTCCCCATCACAATACCCTGTGGTTTAGGCTGTCTCTGTTGAGGCGTTCCTACTTCACCCCTAAGATATGGAAATCGGCCAATCCGTAAGCTTAAATACACGGTTTTTGCTGTGCTAATGACTCCAACGTTGTTGTCCTGCTACAGGATACGCACTCTCTGGATTACCTGCTTACGTGGAGGTTGGAAATCAAAGTCAGGAGTGTtattatttaccaaaaaaaaaaaaaaagtcaggaGTGTTATTattgtcataaaaaaaaaatcttgcaatTGAGATATATTTGCAGGTTTTTATTGAATGATTTGAGGTTGTAACTCTGATGCAATTCACGGAAATATGATGCTGGCCATAAATGAGTTTAGAATTCGACCAGGTTTGGCCTATTATGAATTGGAGGATGCCTTGATCACATGCCTCCTCTAGTGGAtgagtttttggatttaaatctcCTCTACTTTGGATGAGTTTTTTAGATAGGAGTCTTTAGGTGAGGCATCCCaagcattagaaaaaaaattttaaagcaatATCCGTTATTTGAAACTTGGACCTCTTGAAAGGCAAACTCTTGAGGTGATATACATACCAACCAAGCTAATAGTTTGGATAAAAATTTCTAATTAATTTCCCTCTTCTCTGAAAAAAGATTTTGCGCTAATCAAAAAATGGTCATACATCCAAATATGGGAAATTTCTAAAACATTTACCATGTTTTTCCGTGATGGGAGCTCAAGATATTTGGACTTTGGTCCTCATTAGACCTGCGATGATTTGGTGAGAGCATAAGAGATCTTTGGGGAATAATTCTTATCTCGGTTGGTCTCCTCCCTTTACTTTTGCTCTGTGGACCCAAAATAAGCTGCCTGGCTTGCTCAGTGGATCAGCATCTCGTAGATTCATGCTCTTTAACTTTCTCACCTACTGACGAAAGATCATCCAAGAAGAGAGGCTCGTAACTCCCATTTTTCCAAAATTATTGCCAACAAACTTCAACTTATCCCTTCTCGATCGATAGTTTTCCAAAACCATTTTGAGCTTATGCAGTTTATGGCTCGCTCCCGCTCCTGGCATTGCTTCCCCACTTCTCTCTGACATAACTTTTTCTGAATCTGTGTGATCCATAACTAGATCATGCTGTCCGGCAAAAGAGGCTCCACCTCTTTATCTTCGCTGTAGCAGTGTGCAATAATGATTTAAGCATTGTGGGCTCTGTCAGTATTCAGTAACCAGGCCATGCTCGTTGACTGGAACACCGCATGCTACAGATAGCGCCCATGCTCGAGGGCGTGGGTCTTTCTCAAACTAGCTCAACTGATTGGTATTTGTTTATCTAACCACCGCAGAAATTTAAAGAttattgggaaaaaaaaaagaaatttaaagaTTAGATTGTGACTCTCTTTTAGACCAACTGTTCTCGTTCTCTTCGTGCCGCGAGTCACAGTCCCGCTAATGAAAGAGATGCCATGCATACAGGTTGATTTGATCCTCCTCTTAATAGCTTAAgcgttaaaatttttattgattatgTGCGCTGCTCATTGGAAGATACTAGGGACTCGTTTGGTTAGCGGAAAGTGGAAGGAGGAAGAGCCCGGTTCCTGAGAAGTAGTGAGGGGTTTTTTGTTTGGCTAGAATTTTaagaagagagaaagtagagaaagttCTTTTCATGGGAAgttattttcatatttcataGAAAGTAAAAATTCATAAAGAATGTGAGTTTTGGCATTTCTCATATGCTGCGAAGTGATggtacttttttttttccaaaataatcTTTTAAGATCTATAGCTGAGATAAAAtactaaataatgatataaagatTTTGCTATGATACTCCTTTATAGTATCATATTATGAAggatatttaagatattatatattaatattttttatatattttattttttttaaaataatattttttttatttttttttgctttcctcCTCCGCATCCCTCTAATCTCGTCCCTCACCCACCTGCATTCCCGCCCACTGTCCAAGCATCGGTGACTCCACCCTCGATCCCTCTCCCCCCCTGCCCTCGATTCCACTGTAGCACACCTCTCCGTGCCCGCGATTCCACACCCCCCAAACCAACACCCCCTCTTGACCCCAGGTGCTCATGGCTTCTTTGTGCCAGCCCCAGCTACCCCCCCAGCCCCCCAACCTCTATGCCGACACACCCCCCCCCAACAACAACTTTTGCCATTCCTTCCCAAACCCCCTTCCCTGCGGCCAGGCAAGGTACTCGTAGCTACTCTTCACGCACCGCCCACGGCCTCCAGTGGCCCATGGCTTTTCCATGCCACCGCCGCCCCAACGCACACCTGCGGCTTCCACACCTATCCCCCCCACCCCCTCGCCCCCCAGGTGGCCTGCGATTGCTTCATGCCACCATCCCCCGGGTGCGCAGCCGTAGTTCCCACCATGCCCACTCCCCCTCCATGGGTCGCCGTGCCACCTCCACCCTTCAATGGCCCATGGAgaaagtttttcaaaaaaaatagttgtGGCATGAAATGATCTTATTCTTTAAAATATTTACCGTATCAGCTACGCACATTGGGACCTAACCAGTTGAAATCTGagtagtccatatttaatctaatggtcaaaaatagataaatagtaaaaagactaaaatattttttgaagaacCATAGCAAAACccatgatataatattatattaatattattataa
Protein-coding regions in this window:
- the LOC105037342 gene encoding heat stress transcription factor C-1b — its product is MEGKSSSNIEYQIQVAPFVAKAYQMVNDPRTDALIRWGKGNNSFLVLDPADFSQLLLPFYFKHSNFSSFVRQLNTYGFKKVDPDRWEFAHESFLRGQTHLLTSIVRRQKRKDGSSSSGDRKDGIEGEEEEERLIKELGRLRQEQRALQEELQGMSERLQATEMRPRKMMSFLVKVAEDPDFLPRLILSRKQQYLASEKKQRLVGPPTPPPLSSPHSLMPNGVSPPSDIGSAAERTNFCPLEHRAGPLALEAQKLTLPMFYNTSVDTGFAGGVSANVSVPQMNVVGADTVISGSQMGLLPEFGVVETSSTAKTSAPFPFSLLGHGFF